GTGAGATGATGCCCGGAATCCAGCGGCGGCCTCACAGCAGGGGAGACGGCGATTATCGAGAATGAAGAGATGTAGAGAATTCTTTCGGTTTGTTTCcataaagagagagatgaaaCTGGGTTTGGCGCttttgaggaagaagaggagagagaatgaaatatgaaaagtatTTGTATAGTCATTCTTTTTCCTAATATTTACaaagttcataaaaaaaattaaaaataaaatttaactaaagTTAATGGAGTACTCTGTAGATTAAATATCTCGAGATTCTGAATTATGGTGTATCTTAACTGTAAAATAGGATGtgaaaatttctttctttgtttgtaataattaatagaatttcatttcaaataaattctcgtcaaataatttcaattaaggttaaatatatttcttacgtatcaataaatcaaacttatttaaaataaacacatagtactttaatgaatataaagttaatattccctaatttcatatttttaaattttataatgtagatttCAACCTTATTCttcatattcaaattaaattttcaaaatttgggatgttaaggaaaaaattatactccttccgttccaaGATAAGCAAagcacttcttttgggcacgagatttaaggaattgatatttaaatagttaaagtagaaagagtaaaatatgagagacagaaaagtagagaagtaaagagagaataaagtatgtgaGGAATAGAGTAAAAGTCGGATTTTTTTGctataaaagagaaatgactcatttataatgggacatcccaaaaagaaatatgtctcgcttatcttgggacggagagagtatgttattttcataatatcGATAATTCTcgcattaattatttatattaatacaatatatatttataaaaataattaatttaaatatttattttctagtcCGACCCCACAATATTTGGTTTCTGGATCCGCCGTTGAGTTTGGGTAAGATTGAAAAATGTTGGTGGTAACCATTTTCTCcctcataaaaaatatactactatggaattttaaattactcacaattctattagtttaaattaatttttcacaaAGATgataaaagataattttatgagtaattaaaagatattctatttgcatatattaaatattttaaaaaaatcttcatatattttgaaaatcaaacaaatatcaACGTATCAACGTATCTATGTTCTATATCAATATATCAGTATTATACACTTATGGTATCAATTTCCTTTCACACAAATATATCGATTTTGTTTTCATCGAATAcaatagaaaattttgatttctgtTAACCCGACTAACCAAATACTAAACTCCAGTTGGGATATAAGAGTAATCTTAGATCTTTTGGGTGCTAAAGAGGGCCGTAGtcctttaaattaaattacgaATGTctgacaaattttaaaaaaacactaaTAACATCTGCTATAAGCAGTTTAACTACCTCTCTAGGtggaaattgaaataaaagaaaatttgcatGTAAACTAAGACttatattatacatataaatgtTCTCAAGGTCCTGTTAGGTTGCTAACTATaccttaaattaataactactTCCAAATTTAGGCCATCCATCTAAAAGTAAAAGGccaaaatcaattttcacGCAATGTCAATAAGCTGTTTAAACTCAATTTTGTTACTcataactaactttttaaaaatatttcaaaaacttCAAACTCATATAACTATCTtgataactattttttttttcacaaaacgtactactataattaaagttaattttataagtattcTAACAAAATGCGAATTGCATATGTTTTgatgataaaatttgataatttaaattttcaatattttcgaCTTTCAGACTCATATCAACCcatagtatatataatgtcaatCATATACATGTTTAATGTTAATCAAATTTAGTTGACATATAAGGCATTTAGTTGACATTATTACTTTACGCGTTGACATTGCGGGAATCACGAAAATTGTTATgtataaaaatgatgaaaatgcCATTTTAAAACTATGTAATACAAACGATCTAATAACTAGGAAATGATAGTAGTTATCAGTTAGcaaatagttagcaattgatcacattCCTTATGTTCCTAAATGAGACAATTTTATCTTACGATTAGTGTTTCCTATAATACAAACAGTTAGATGATGTTACGTAGTACTACATCATAAGTACCCcattcgtcccataataggAGTTGCATTTGGTCttggcatgggttttaaggaatgtaaagaatagtgggttggaaaagttagtggaatatgatgctacttttttttatattggctttataataaaatatgagtgaagtgAATTAATGGATCGTGAGACCATTTatgttaaaagtgaaatagaacTCTTATCGTAGAACGAatcgaaatgacaaaatgtgactcttattgaaGGACGGATAGAGTACCGTACGAGTGTTCCTAGGTCCAAATTGTTTCTATGCAGGAATGAATGACAGAAGATATTAAAGTCAGTCAGTAATGGAGTTTGTAGAAAAATTTAGTATCCTATACTTGATAGCTATGTATCAGTGAGATTACAAAATGCACTATAGTTAAAGGTAAGGAGGATAGTGAGTGAAGCACTACTACTAGTTTTCCACATGCATCATTTAGTTAAGTGCTtcactacatatttaattctcactgttttttgtttttttggtgaTGAGAAAAGAATCGCAGCTCGCAACTGCTacatattagtaatatatattttctcagttttataaaaaatgtctcatttttttttagtttgtcccactaaaaatatcacatttttatttttaaaaaaaagttctctctcacattaatataaaaattactatatttttcctctcgatttaatacataaaataaaacctcctaaaattccATACCATCCCATAAGTGTGATAGATTTTATAGGAAGGAGAGAGTAGTACTTACTGGTATATATTTATacgtgtttgtgtgtaaattCTATTTCTACATACTAGattacacacaaaaaaaagaaacatgtATGTATAGTAATTCAAAACATAGTGTGTTAATATATTCTCTTCACAAAATTTCATACCGAACACGGTGTGTCGCTTTGAGTAAGACGGAggaaatatgatttttaaactTGAGTTATAGAAAAACAATATCaaatagaatttattttattattacctTTTCATccaatagtaataaatattattgtaatttttttaattctctttGTAAATTATCTTTGACAGGCACATTCCCTTTCCATCTCTAGTCATGATTCATGACGTTTTAAGTATATATCTTCGTgatcaatcattttttatctttaaccatgaaataaaaattacttcttTTTACTCTTTACAAAGAGAGAAGTAGtagtaactaattaattactctctcattccaaaaaaaaaaatagtctcattatcatttttttttaccgtGGAATGGTTCTCCAAAACATTCTAAACTGcagtgggaccctctcaccactctgtATACTGTACATTTATCTCCATGCagaaatgatgaggaggagaaggttgccaaaatgcgtcagccgccgaccctcgATAACATGTGCAATTCCTACGACTCATCTCAACCAAATACTTCACtcatatcttattcctgaaaaatattagtggtttatatgagccacaactcagtgtatataaatttcaaatttaatttcacatcACGTAAATATCAAGCATATTCTTTaactataatatatataggggcatgttagggtgccaccaccccttaaaataacaccataccgccattcctagccaatcatttgtacacgtggacgaataataagctgccacgtggcaaaaaaaaaaattgaaaaatacgGTCAGCAATTTGCTGGTCTTTATCCAAAGCAATGTTTCTTGTCcaaatatccgacacactatacaagcaatctatagattgttgtgtagtgtttgtaatattgttgtgtagcgtttataatattgttgtataagtggtgtcacggtgtcattttaagaggggttgtcattttaacacaaaccaatatatatatataaccaaaaacaataaatatcataaacaatttcatattcatatgcatatgtctCTATGATCCTTTATAATATTCTGTCACaaatcaagcctggtatctgtccgggatttccattgtataaTTTCAATACCATACAtcaaacatatccattgcaccaattacatatccatatattccatcaattaaCTTGAAAactatagataaacatatctattgcacaaatcacatatccacaTCATATTACACCATTGATAAGGCccgtttcatgcatcggtttagggttaaaattctgtgcatttggggcgctaatgtgcgttaTTGAGTTTAGGTGCGTAGTAAACCTGtcggacccaggagttgttgttacctgacctggcagatgcaaaagagatgaaattgaagcaaaaatcagaagtcgtcgttcggacctgggagaatcaaaagttggcgacaggagcagaatggagcgagagcaaattattttaaagagtcttactcaagggcaggagcgtaaaatcaccagaggggataccctagggatcagagcctcacatatataaagagctcaaccttgaagaagaGGAGAATCCGTGATCAGCCACTTCTACGCTCTCCTAGCTCTAGTTCAAGTTCCctacttcaaatttttatcttcgactgctgcgcacttggacatggaggattctggccaccgtggttctcatcgtcgtcattgttattttgctgctgtgtaacaccgccttgttgaggcgaagaaacaattttatttgctttcgtttagtacCTTGTTGATTTCTAAGTTTCGCAACTCtagtttcttgctttgatctgCTGGATTCAGACTTATTTACAGTtgttatggaagtttatgtttgcttttggttggATATCTCTGAGTTTANNNNNNNNNNNNNNNNNNNNNNNNNNNNNNNNNNNNNNNNNNNNNNNNNNNNNNNNNNNNNNNNNNNNNNNNNNNNNNNNNNNNNNNNNNNNNNNNNNNNTTTTATCATCGGCACAATTAGTTGTGatttttccttcatacttgATCAACAACATATTGCATGCATATACGATATCGGCATATCGCTGATACATGATTGACACCTCATACGAGACAGACCTTTGACGACACACAATCAGGGGCGGAGCCAGAAATTTATATAGAGGGGagcaaaaaaatatacataggCAAAATTCAAGTATTTTAGATGAGGCAATTAGtgagaaattaaactaaataaattttatattttatatatgtgaggaaAATGGaggaggggcatttgccccttcTTGATACATGTTAGATCTGTCCCTGCACCCAACATGAGTGCGGTGTAAAAGCGCGTTCAACGTCCTTTCGTGATGCCTCTAGCATTTGATCGAACAATGCACTCTTTGGTTAGTCCAATTAAGTAAgtactactactccctctgtccttaatatttgtcaccatttgacccggcacgagttttaagaaatgtaatagaaagtgagttgaaaaagttggtggcatgtaggtcctacttttatatattactagttttataataaaatgtgagtgtaaagagatagtggaatgtaaggtccactactaaaaatggtaaaagtgaaagaaaagagttagtggaatataggatccactattaaaaatggtaaaagtgaaatgtgtcaaatttttagggactgTTGGAGTAGTATATACTAGTAACCAGTTTGGATAAAAATTAAGTAGACTACTAGAGCCAACGATTGGTCATGAATTAGATGGGCGAGGAGGCCTGCCAAGATAAGAATTTGTGTCTACAAATAAGAATGTCACTTCTCCggtaacattttataaaacacATGTTTAGAAAAAAGAAGACACCTAATTGTGGAGGAAGAAATATATTTCCCCCCGCCTCCTTATTTAACATTAATAAGGTCAGAGCCAATAGTGATCGTTGAAGAAGCGTTTGAAGATCTTGCGGACTCTTTGGAACAAGCTTCGAATGGGATAGTAAGCAAAGAGTAATATAAAGACGATGAAGAAGGAAGAGACGACTATGGCCACAATTTGTCCAACTGATTTAGTTTCCATGGGATCGGTCATCATTAATGAAATCCCATAACTCACTCCAATAGACGTAATCGAGACCCACATTGAATAGGTGGCGATCGCCAGGAAGAACAGCTCTTCCTGTGGCGCGCCTGTGCTGATGAGGAAGATTGTGAAGACGGATGAGATGAAAGCCGTGGTGGTAGCACGAATGAAGTGTTTGTATATCCGGGGATGAGTAGTTGCCATCACTGCTTTGCCTGATGACGTGCCGTCCTGCCACAAACCCCCTGGGGGACTGACCGCCGCCTGGAACGCCATGGTGGCTATCAgaaccaccaccaccattgtTATGTCGGTCATCTTGGGTAATCTCTCGGCTGAAAGAGAAGAGATACTACTCAACAGTCTTCTCATTTCGAAATCTCTACTTGTGTCTCCAGGCACGATACTCAGTGCTGTTTTGCCCGTCGAATCTGTTTCTAgcctctttattttattactttccACCAAATACCGTACAATCTGAAATTTCATTACTCGGTTTAGTACTTAAAGTTGAATTATATATGCTTTTTGTTTAAACTTGTCATCTACTACTAAGTTGATTAATTAGCCATTTTGCAAGTTTAACCAAtttcaatcaattaaaaaaatctgaaaatctACTAATACATACTCAATCAAAATCCAACAATCGAACATATATAATGACCTTAATTATCAAACTACTATTACACTTTCAAAGTAACATTACAagtcttcttctcctcctcctaattaaaacacatgtgtaataaatgaactTATCATATTTAACTGACCTAGTAATATATCTAAACCCACATCAAGGAAAAACGTCCAAACCCCACAAAGAATTATCCAGctatattgaaaaattaaacaaaatgtcGGTTAGTTTTACCTCAAGTCGATTGGATCTAACAGCCAAATGCAAGAGTGTTTCCCCATCATCATCCTTTGCTTCCACTAGGTCTCCCATCTTCTCAACCAAAACCTTCAATGTCTCTATTTGACAATGTTT
The genomic region above belongs to Salvia hispanica cultivar TCC Black 2014 chromosome 3, UniMelb_Shisp_WGS_1.0, whole genome shotgun sequence and contains:
- the LOC125212322 gene encoding ankyrin repeat-containing protein At5g02620-like; this encodes MAGEGAQKQLYDAARIGDLTAFQQLLQRNQHFLDVVSFPCLKNVLHIAIKQGKESIVEEVLKIDPELALDVDSNNSSSLHIAAAKRNVEITKRLLSVAPEMCWWRDRHDMNPIHLAAMKGNEEVLKEMLQLDLAPARERAHRGQTALHLCVKHCQIETLKVLVEKMGDLVEAKDDDGETLLHLAVRSNRLEIVRYLVESNKIKRLETDSTGKTALSIVPGDTSRDFEMRRLLSSISSLSAERLPKMTDITMVVVVLIATMAFQAAVSPPGGLWQDGTSSGKAVMATTHPRIYKHFIRATTTAFISSVFTIFLISTGAPQEELFFLAIATYSMWVSITSIGVSYGISLMMTDPMETKSVGQIVAIVVSSFFIVFILLFAYYPIRSLFQRVRKIFKRFFNDHYWL